A part of Fundulus heteroclitus isolate FHET01 chromosome 23, MU-UCD_Fhet_4.1, whole genome shotgun sequence genomic DNA contains:
- the ppp2r2ba gene encoding serine/threonine-protein phosphatase 2A 55 kDa regulatory subunit B beta isoform isoform X1, whose product MEEESDTRKINNSFLRDHNYATEADIISTVEFNSTGELLATGDKGGRVVVFQREQESKTQPHRRGEYNVYSTFQSHEPEFDYLKSLEIEEKINKIKWLPQQNAAYFLLSTNDKTVKLWKISERDKRPEGYNLKDEDGRFRDPSTITSLRVPVLQPMDLMVEATARRVFSNAHTYHINSISVNSDLQTFISTDDLRVNLWNLEITDRSFNIVDIKPANMEELTEVITSAEFHPQQCHTFAYSSSKGSIRLCDMRQAALCDKHCKYFEEPEDPSTRSFFSEIISSISDVKFSHNGRYLMTRDYLTVKVWDLQMENKPLETYQVHDYLRGKLCSLYENDCIFDKFECVWNGSDSVIMTGSYNNFFRMFDRNTKRDVTLEASRENSKPRAILKPRKVCVGGKRRKDEISVDSLDFSKKILHTTWHPQENIIAVAATNNLYIFQDKVN is encoded by the exons ATGGAGGAGGAGAGTGACACCCGGAAAATCAACAACAGCTTCCTCCGCGACCATAACTATGCAACCGAAG CTGACATTATCTCGACGGTGGAGTTTAACTCGACGGGGGAGCTGTTGGCCACCGGGGATAAAGGAGGAAGAGTGGTTGTCTTCCAGAGGGAGCAGGAG AGTAAGACACAACCCCATCGTCGAGGGGAGTACAACGTTTACAGCACATTCCAGAGTCACGAGCCCGAGTTCGACTACCTGAAGAGTTTGGAGATCGAGGAGAAAATCAACAAGATCAAATGGCTGCCTCAGCAGAATGCCGCGTACTTTCTGCTCTCCACCAACG acaagaCCGTGAAGCTGTGGAAGATAAGCGAACGGGACAAGCGTCCGGAAGGCTACAACCTGAAGGATGAGGACGGACGGTTCCGGGACCCGTCCACCATCACCTCGCTGCGG GTGCCCGTGCTGCAGCCGATGGATTTGATGGTGGAGGCGACCGCCAGGCGCGTCTTCAGCAACGCACACACCTACCACATCAACTCCATTTCCGTCAACTCCGACCTGCAGACCTTCATCTCCACGGACGACCTGCGGGTGAACCTGTGGAACCTGGAGATCACGGACCGCAGCTTCA ACATCGTAGACATTAAGCCAGCCAACATGGAGGAGCTGACGGAAGTCATCACCTCGGCAGAGTTTCATCCCCAGCAGTGTCACACCTTCGCCTACAGCAGCAGCAAGGGCTCCATACGGCTCTGCGACATGAGACAGGCCGCCCTCTGCGACAAGCACTGCAAAT ACTTCGAAGAGCCAGAGGATCCGTCGACGCGCTCCTTCTTCTCAGAAATCATCTCATCCATCTCCGACGTGAAGTTCAGCCACAACGGGCGCTACCTGATGACAAGGGACTACCTCACTGTCAAGGTGTGGGACCTCCAGATGGAGAACAAACCCCTGGAAACCTACCAG gttCACGACTACCTGCGGGGGAAACTGTGTTCCCTGTATGAGAACGACTGCATCTTCGACAAGTTCGAGTGCGTCTGGAACGGGTCGGACAG cgtCATCATGACCGGTTCCTACAACAACTTCTTCCGGATGTTCGACCGCAACACCAAACGGGACGTCACGCTGGAGGCGTCGAGAGAGAACAGCAAACCCAGAGCTATACTGAAGCCTCGCAAG GTGTGCGTGGGCGGCAAACGTCGCAAGGATGAGATCAGCGTGGACAGCCTCGACTTCAGCAAGAAGATCCTCCACACGACGTGGCATCCACAAGAGAACATCATCGCTGTAGCAGCCACCAACAACCTCTACATCTTCCAGGACAAAGTGAACTAG
- the ppp2r2ba gene encoding serine/threonine-protein phosphatase 2A 55 kDa regulatory subunit B beta isoform isoform X2 — MCVGEVERRCYLKADIISTVEFNSTGELLATGDKGGRVVVFQREQESKTQPHRRGEYNVYSTFQSHEPEFDYLKSLEIEEKINKIKWLPQQNAAYFLLSTNDKTVKLWKISERDKRPEGYNLKDEDGRFRDPSTITSLRVPVLQPMDLMVEATARRVFSNAHTYHINSISVNSDLQTFISTDDLRVNLWNLEITDRSFNIVDIKPANMEELTEVITSAEFHPQQCHTFAYSSSKGSIRLCDMRQAALCDKHCKYFEEPEDPSTRSFFSEIISSISDVKFSHNGRYLMTRDYLTVKVWDLQMENKPLETYQVHDYLRGKLCSLYENDCIFDKFECVWNGSDSVIMTGSYNNFFRMFDRNTKRDVTLEASRENSKPRAILKPRKVCVGGKRRKDEISVDSLDFSKKILHTTWHPQENIIAVAATNNLYIFQDKVN; from the exons ATGTGTGTGggtgaggtggagaggagatgCTACCTTAAGG CTGACATTATCTCGACGGTGGAGTTTAACTCGACGGGGGAGCTGTTGGCCACCGGGGATAAAGGAGGAAGAGTGGTTGTCTTCCAGAGGGAGCAGGAG AGTAAGACACAACCCCATCGTCGAGGGGAGTACAACGTTTACAGCACATTCCAGAGTCACGAGCCCGAGTTCGACTACCTGAAGAGTTTGGAGATCGAGGAGAAAATCAACAAGATCAAATGGCTGCCTCAGCAGAATGCCGCGTACTTTCTGCTCTCCACCAACG acaagaCCGTGAAGCTGTGGAAGATAAGCGAACGGGACAAGCGTCCGGAAGGCTACAACCTGAAGGATGAGGACGGACGGTTCCGGGACCCGTCCACCATCACCTCGCTGCGG GTGCCCGTGCTGCAGCCGATGGATTTGATGGTGGAGGCGACCGCCAGGCGCGTCTTCAGCAACGCACACACCTACCACATCAACTCCATTTCCGTCAACTCCGACCTGCAGACCTTCATCTCCACGGACGACCTGCGGGTGAACCTGTGGAACCTGGAGATCACGGACCGCAGCTTCA ACATCGTAGACATTAAGCCAGCCAACATGGAGGAGCTGACGGAAGTCATCACCTCGGCAGAGTTTCATCCCCAGCAGTGTCACACCTTCGCCTACAGCAGCAGCAAGGGCTCCATACGGCTCTGCGACATGAGACAGGCCGCCCTCTGCGACAAGCACTGCAAAT ACTTCGAAGAGCCAGAGGATCCGTCGACGCGCTCCTTCTTCTCAGAAATCATCTCATCCATCTCCGACGTGAAGTTCAGCCACAACGGGCGCTACCTGATGACAAGGGACTACCTCACTGTCAAGGTGTGGGACCTCCAGATGGAGAACAAACCCCTGGAAACCTACCAG gttCACGACTACCTGCGGGGGAAACTGTGTTCCCTGTATGAGAACGACTGCATCTTCGACAAGTTCGAGTGCGTCTGGAACGGGTCGGACAG cgtCATCATGACCGGTTCCTACAACAACTTCTTCCGGATGTTCGACCGCAACACCAAACGGGACGTCACGCTGGAGGCGTCGAGAGAGAACAGCAAACCCAGAGCTATACTGAAGCCTCGCAAG GTGTGCGTGGGCGGCAAACGTCGCAAGGATGAGATCAGCGTGGACAGCCTCGACTTCAGCAAGAAGATCCTCCACACGACGTGGCATCCACAAGAGAACATCATCGCTGTAGCAGCCACCAACAACCTCTACATCTTCCAGGACAAAGTGAACTAG
- the gpr151 gene encoding G-protein coupled receptor 151: MDKLVGNSTAVENSSSNKWPFNGPGLFHHRDPGELRVLVPAILGVICVLGVACNLTAMVILFSNAHRGKLSLINSLIFNLMFADLLVLMFAVPFRAVSYSRSSWSLGWTVCKTADWFLQSCMVAKSLTVAFMAKACSQYVSNPTRQVSIHLGSILVVLLFIWLSACSVTIPLWLFAELRRDVRRLACVLMLPPEARDFMSVYVKAYPLGVYCAPLGFALMYFWKAYGHCQRRSTKSQNLRTQIRSRRLTLMLFCLTLAMAVLWLPQWVVWLWERHLAEKETQGAQPLSASPPLFLALSAQLLTFTLSLVNPLIVLFLSEEFRESYRGLWRRLTLRKQPPPKPKPGPHNPTSLQSPCPRPETSGQLREEKGLPTSSSKEISSEAQPPPEQGKPRGEKEADRASLKDGIVLPDVEQFWQDRETGLQTDENDPVPWENQTQEAEK; encoded by the coding sequence ATGGATAAGCTAGTTGGAAACAGCACGGCTGTGGAGAACAGCTCCTCCAACAAGTGGCCGTTCAACGGACCCGGCTTGTTCCACCATCGGGACCCCGGCGAGCTCCGGGTGTTGGTGCCAGCTATTCTGGGGGTCATCTGTGTCCTGGGCGTGGCCTGCAATCTCACCGCAATGGTCATCCTGTTCTCGAACGCTCACAGGGGCAAGCTGTCCCTCATCAACTCGCTCATCTTCAACCTGATGTTCGCCGACCTGCTGGTGCTGATGTTCGCCGTCCCTTTCAGGGCCGTCTCCTACTCCAGGTCCAGCTGGAGCCTGGGCTGGACGGTGTGCAAGACGGCCGACTGGTTCCTCCAGTCCTGCATGGTGGCCAAGAGCCTGACGGTGGCTTTCATGGCCAAAGCCTGCAGCCAGTACGTGTCGAACCCCACCCGGCAGGTGAGCATCCACCTGGGCTCCATCCTGGTGGTGCTCCTCTTCATCTGGCTGTCCGCCTGCTCGGTCACCATCCCCCTGTGGCTGTTTGCCGAGCTGCGCAGGGACGTCCGCCGGCTCGCGTGCGTGCTGATGCTTCCTCCAGAAGCCAGGGACTTCATGTCCGTGTACGTCAAAGCATACCCTCTGGGGGTCTACTGCGCACCGCTCGGCTTCGCCCTCATGTACTTTTGGAAGGCGTATGGCCACTGCCAGCGTCGCTCCACCAAGTCTCAGAACCTGCGCACGCAGATCCGATCCCGCAGGCTCACCTTGATGCTTTTCTGCCTCACCCTGGCCATGGCTGTCCTGTGGCTTCCCCAGTGGGTGGTGTGGCTTTGGGAGCGCCACCTCGCAGAGAAAGAAACCCAAGGAGCTCAGCCACTGAGCGCCTCTCCTCCCCTTTTCCTCGCCCTCTCCGCTCAGCTGCTCACCTTCACCCTGTCTTTGGTCAACCCTCTGAttgtcctcttcctctctgaggaGTTCAGAGAGAGTTACCGGGGGCTGTGGAGGCGCCTCACCCTACGCAAACAGCCGCCGCCGAAGCCAAAGCCCGGACCCCATAACCCTACCTCTCTCCAGTCCCCCTGTCCCCGACCGGAGACCTCGGGGCAGCTGAGGGAGGAGAAGGGGCTCCCTACCAGCTCCAGCAAGGAGATCAGCAGCGAGGCTCAGCCTCCGCCGGAGCAAGGCAAACCTAGAGGGGAGAAAGAGGCGGACAGGGCGAGCCTCAAAGACGGGATCGTCTTGCCCGACGTGGAGCAGTTCTGGCAGGACAGGGAGACCGGACTGCAGACAGATGAGAACGATCCAGTGCCGTGGGAGAACCAGACCCAAgaagctgaaaaataa
- the ppp2r2ba gene encoding serine/threonine-protein phosphatase 2A 55 kDa regulatory subunit B beta isoform isoform X3: MKCFSRYLPYLFRPPSTILSSTCHTEADIISTVEFNSTGELLATGDKGGRVVVFQREQESKTQPHRRGEYNVYSTFQSHEPEFDYLKSLEIEEKINKIKWLPQQNAAYFLLSTNDKTVKLWKISERDKRPEGYNLKDEDGRFRDPSTITSLRVPVLQPMDLMVEATARRVFSNAHTYHINSISVNSDLQTFISTDDLRVNLWNLEITDRSFNIVDIKPANMEELTEVITSAEFHPQQCHTFAYSSSKGSIRLCDMRQAALCDKHCKYFEEPEDPSTRSFFSEIISSISDVKFSHNGRYLMTRDYLTVKVWDLQMENKPLETYQVHDYLRGKLCSLYENDCIFDKFECVWNGSDSVIMTGSYNNFFRMFDRNTKRDVTLEASRENSKPRAILKPRKVCVGGKRRKDEISVDSLDFSKKILHTTWHPQENIIAVAATNNLYIFQDKVN, encoded by the exons CTGACATTATCTCGACGGTGGAGTTTAACTCGACGGGGGAGCTGTTGGCCACCGGGGATAAAGGAGGAAGAGTGGTTGTCTTCCAGAGGGAGCAGGAG AGTAAGACACAACCCCATCGTCGAGGGGAGTACAACGTTTACAGCACATTCCAGAGTCACGAGCCCGAGTTCGACTACCTGAAGAGTTTGGAGATCGAGGAGAAAATCAACAAGATCAAATGGCTGCCTCAGCAGAATGCCGCGTACTTTCTGCTCTCCACCAACG acaagaCCGTGAAGCTGTGGAAGATAAGCGAACGGGACAAGCGTCCGGAAGGCTACAACCTGAAGGATGAGGACGGACGGTTCCGGGACCCGTCCACCATCACCTCGCTGCGG GTGCCCGTGCTGCAGCCGATGGATTTGATGGTGGAGGCGACCGCCAGGCGCGTCTTCAGCAACGCACACACCTACCACATCAACTCCATTTCCGTCAACTCCGACCTGCAGACCTTCATCTCCACGGACGACCTGCGGGTGAACCTGTGGAACCTGGAGATCACGGACCGCAGCTTCA ACATCGTAGACATTAAGCCAGCCAACATGGAGGAGCTGACGGAAGTCATCACCTCGGCAGAGTTTCATCCCCAGCAGTGTCACACCTTCGCCTACAGCAGCAGCAAGGGCTCCATACGGCTCTGCGACATGAGACAGGCCGCCCTCTGCGACAAGCACTGCAAAT ACTTCGAAGAGCCAGAGGATCCGTCGACGCGCTCCTTCTTCTCAGAAATCATCTCATCCATCTCCGACGTGAAGTTCAGCCACAACGGGCGCTACCTGATGACAAGGGACTACCTCACTGTCAAGGTGTGGGACCTCCAGATGGAGAACAAACCCCTGGAAACCTACCAG gttCACGACTACCTGCGGGGGAAACTGTGTTCCCTGTATGAGAACGACTGCATCTTCGACAAGTTCGAGTGCGTCTGGAACGGGTCGGACAG cgtCATCATGACCGGTTCCTACAACAACTTCTTCCGGATGTTCGACCGCAACACCAAACGGGACGTCACGCTGGAGGCGTCGAGAGAGAACAGCAAACCCAGAGCTATACTGAAGCCTCGCAAG GTGTGCGTGGGCGGCAAACGTCGCAAGGATGAGATCAGCGTGGACAGCCTCGACTTCAGCAAGAAGATCCTCCACACGACGTGGCATCCACAAGAGAACATCATCGCTGTAGCAGCCACCAACAACCTCTACATCTTCCAGGACAAAGTGAACTAG